In a genomic window of Pangasianodon hypophthalmus isolate fPanHyp1 chromosome 1, fPanHyp1.pri, whole genome shotgun sequence:
- the thrap3a gene encoding thyroid hormone receptor-associated protein 3 isoform X1, whose translation MSKTPRSSSRTYSRSASRSRSGSDSRSRSRSRSSSQSRSRKHRYGSRSRSRSRSHSPFHNRGRKHPREYQNHREFRGYHRGFRRPYYFRGRGRGFFRGRFQRGGGGYNNYRSNNWQNFVQHPQQKQQKQQKQQPQHQHQHQHQHQQKQHTHSPKRGRSHTPKKRSNSPQSLSHSHRSDRSASLHSHHSSSSSSSQQITASVKQNSKAGIEVLSAPKESQKAGGGDATLSVQGAQHPEVDGSTSGEKTPKTWLFPINHDSSTKRDSPHIQSAVSAVQDDPASTESGPVPGNSGATSNGATYSQTVASTPSNSSPQKKSPTTVFSGFGLFSNADQEEDTVAISIAFKKFLEEQRNKKQALADKSMENVADNGNACPENRNSKCEGTFDRLSGPKLSRPAEQNNKKESEKYKYVDNFKGNTSSNSFRPAILSEEGEEEEDEDTEPHLQMRVLENEVPNRKSKVAMSARELFEEHLRRLDDRAWDDELEAFLINREKERAASILSALSKREKFARKFEDLSPERPSKVKRKDKMTLSPSPTYKAPSRRSNESQEPEMFMNLGDESSPRASGKREREFSLRMDSLSEDLARSSVLPNDWRNTMDLTHSDKKGLQHRWCNNLCRSTTELFAQHVISIVHYVTAQHFSSSGMTLSDRFTMYQRLAAEKEIMKPRKSPEIHRRIDVSPSAFMRHSFLFDELKGSGDSSSKAEGKHFKGDTMDLPMNVEQRKKYSSRETNEKQEERGELRQAPESSMESSTEKSSIRHKKSKKSKKKRERSHSSSSSSFVPEEETDSTEKSSAQLQVRECVGSAETGQAHRGFHFQIRGRGWNRVNCLGKDSKCNSSAHVPGHSNNMDWDSEQMAKSKKYYLLDEKDVEGERKWVNTQERGQCAIPRVKGRFILRRPTISITTNNSNWSHDKLKASGDDGEPGNRDHKEQNSV comes from the exons ATGTCTAAGACACCAAGATCTTCTTCCAGAACTTACTCACGATCAGCCTCCAGGTCAAGATCAGGTTCTGACTCTCGCTCCCGCTCCAGGTCTCGAAGCAGCTCGCAGTCTCGTTCGAGGAAGCACCGCTATGG CTCTAGATCTCGCTCTCGGTCCAGATCCCACTCTCCATTCCATAACCGGGGACGGAAACATCCACGGGAATATCAGAACCATCGGGAGTTCAGAGGTTACCACAGAGGCTTCCGGAGGCCTTATTACTTCCGGGGTAGAGGACGAGGCTTCTTCCGTGGCCGATTTCAGCGTGGTGGAGGTGGATACAATAATTATAGATCAAACAACTGGCAAAACTTTGTCCAGCATCCGCAGCAAAAGCAGCAGAaacagcagaagcagcagccgcagcaccagcaccagcaccagcaccagcaccagcaAAAGCAGCACACTCACAGCCCCAAGAGGGGACGCTCTCACACCCCCAAGAAACGTTCAAACAGCCCGCAATCCCTAAGTCATTCGCACCGCTCTGACAGATCTGCGTCACTGCATTCACACCACTCTTCTTCCTCCAGCTCATCCCAACAGATAACTGCTTCAGTTAAGCAGAATTCTAAGGCTGGAATAGAGGTTCTCTCTGCACCTAAGGAAAGCCAGAAAGCTGGAGGAGGAGATGCTACACTGTCAGTGCAAGGAGCGCAACACCCAGAGGTGGATGGAAGTACAAGCGGAGAGAAGACCCCTAAAACATGGCTGTTTCCAATAAATCATGACAGCAGCACAAAGAGGGACAGTCCACATATTCAGTCTGCTGTCAGTGCCGTCCAGGACGATCCAGCCTCCACTGAATCAGGTCCTGTGCCTGGAAATTCAGGAGCAACTAGCAATGGTGCCACCTACAGCCAGACTGTTGCTTCTACTCCCTCTAACAGTAGCCCTCAAAAGAAAAGTCCCACTACAGTTTTCTCAGGCTTTGGGCTTTTTTCAAATGCTGACCAGGAAGAGGATACGGTTGCCATCTCTATAGCTTTTAAAAA ATTCTTAGAGGAGCAGAGGAATAAAAAGCAGGCTCTTGCAGATAAAAGCATGGAGAATGTGGCAGACAATGGAAATGCATGTCCTGAAAATAGAAATAGCAAATGTGAAGGCACTTTTGATCGTCTGTCTGGTCCAAAACTGTCCAGGCCTgcagaacaaaacaacaaaaaggagAGTGAAAAGTACAAATACGTAGACAATTTCAAGGGGAACACATCATCCAATAGTTTCAGGCCAGCAATCCTCTCTGAAGAgggggaggaggaagaggatgaggacACTGAACCCCATCTACAGATGAGGGTTTTGGAGAATGAAGTTCCTAACCGTAAAAGCAAAGTCGCAATGTCGGCTCGTGAACTGTTTGAGGAACATCTCAGGAGGTTGGATGACAGAGCATGGGATGATGAGCTTGAAGCCTTTCTAATAAACCGAGAGAAGGAGAGGGCTGCAAGCATTCTATCTGCTCTGTCTAAGAGGGAGAAGTTTGCACGTAAGTTTGAGGACCTTTCCCCTGAAAGACCCTCAAAAGTGAAACGAAAGGACAAAATGACATTGAGTCCCTCTCCCACATACAAAGCTCCTTCACGAAGGAGCAATGAGTCCCAAGAACCAGAGATGTTCATGAATTTGGGTGATGAATCCTCACCCAGGGCTTcagggaaaagagaaagagagtttaGTCTGAGGATGGATTCTCTTAGTGAAGATCTGGCAAG ATCATCTGTTTTGCCTAATGATTGGAGGAATACTATGGATCTTACGCATAGCGATAAAAAGGGACTTCAGCACCGTTGGTGTAATAATTTATGCAGGAGCACAACAGAGCTGTTTGCACAGCATGTCATTTCAATTGTCCATTACGTCACAG CGCAACATTTCTCTTCTTCTGGAATGACTCTAAGCGATCGGTTTACCATGTACCAAAGACTAGCAGCTGAGAAAGAAATCATGAAGCCAAGAAAGAGTCCAGAGATACACAG GAGAATTGATGTTTCTCCCAGTGCTTTTATGAGGCACTCATTCCTGTTTGATGAGTTGAAAGGCTCCGGGGATAGCAGCTCCAAG GCTGAAGGTAAACACTTTAAAGGAGATACAATGGATCTTCCAATGAATGTTGAGCAGCGCAAAAAATATTCAAGCCGAGAGACAAATGAGAAACAGGAAGAGCGAGGGGAATTACGGCAAGCTCCCGAATCAAGCATGGAAAGCTCAACTGAGAAATCATCCATACGCCACAAAAAATCTAA aaagagcaagaaaaaaCGCGAACGTTCtcattcctcctcctcctcttcttttgTTCCTGAGGAGGAAACAGATTCTACAGAGAAAAGCTCGGCCCAGCTACAGGTCAGAGAATGTGTTGGATCCGCAGAGACGGGACAGGCACATAGAGGATTT CATTTCCAAATACGAGGTAGGGGTTGGAACAGAGTGAATTGCCTTGGAAAAGATAGCAAGTGCAATAGCAGTGCTCATGTGCCAGGTCATTCCAACAACATGGACTGGGATTCAGAGCAAATGGCCAAAAGCAAGAAATACTACTTG
- the thrap3a gene encoding thyroid hormone receptor-associated protein 3 isoform X2 yields the protein MKKLTGSRSRSRSRSHSPFHNRGRKHPREYQNHREFRGYHRGFRRPYYFRGRGRGFFRGRFQRGGGGYNNYRSNNWQNFVQHPQQKQQKQQKQQPQHQHQHQHQHQQKQHTHSPKRGRSHTPKKRSNSPQSLSHSHRSDRSASLHSHHSSSSSSSQQITASVKQNSKAGIEVLSAPKESQKAGGGDATLSVQGAQHPEVDGSTSGEKTPKTWLFPINHDSSTKRDSPHIQSAVSAVQDDPASTESGPVPGNSGATSNGATYSQTVASTPSNSSPQKKSPTTVFSGFGLFSNADQEEDTVAISIAFKKFLEEQRNKKQALADKSMENVADNGNACPENRNSKCEGTFDRLSGPKLSRPAEQNNKKESEKYKYVDNFKGNTSSNSFRPAILSEEGEEEEDEDTEPHLQMRVLENEVPNRKSKVAMSARELFEEHLRRLDDRAWDDELEAFLINREKERAASILSALSKREKFARKFEDLSPERPSKVKRKDKMTLSPSPTYKAPSRRSNESQEPEMFMNLGDESSPRASGKREREFSLRMDSLSEDLARSSVLPNDWRNTMDLTHSDKKGLQHRWCNNLCRSTTELFAQHVISIVHYVTAQHFSSSGMTLSDRFTMYQRLAAEKEIMKPRKSPEIHRRIDVSPSAFMRHSFLFDELKGSGDSSSKAEGKHFKGDTMDLPMNVEQRKKYSSRETNEKQEERGELRQAPESSMESSTEKSSIRHKKSKKSKKKRERSHSSSSSSFVPEEETDSTEKSSAQLQVRECVGSAETGQAHRGFHFQIRGRGWNRVNCLGKDSKCNSSAHVPGHSNNMDWDSEQMAKSKKYYLLDEKDVEGERKWVNTQERGQCAIPRVKGRFILRRPTISITTNNSNWSHDKLKASGDDGEPGNRDHKEQNSV from the exons ATGAAAAAGCTCACTGG CTCTAGATCTCGCTCTCGGTCCAGATCCCACTCTCCATTCCATAACCGGGGACGGAAACATCCACGGGAATATCAGAACCATCGGGAGTTCAGAGGTTACCACAGAGGCTTCCGGAGGCCTTATTACTTCCGGGGTAGAGGACGAGGCTTCTTCCGTGGCCGATTTCAGCGTGGTGGAGGTGGATACAATAATTATAGATCAAACAACTGGCAAAACTTTGTCCAGCATCCGCAGCAAAAGCAGCAGAaacagcagaagcagcagccgcagcaccagcaccagcaccagcaccagcaccagcaAAAGCAGCACACTCACAGCCCCAAGAGGGGACGCTCTCACACCCCCAAGAAACGTTCAAACAGCCCGCAATCCCTAAGTCATTCGCACCGCTCTGACAGATCTGCGTCACTGCATTCACACCACTCTTCTTCCTCCAGCTCATCCCAACAGATAACTGCTTCAGTTAAGCAGAATTCTAAGGCTGGAATAGAGGTTCTCTCTGCACCTAAGGAAAGCCAGAAAGCTGGAGGAGGAGATGCTACACTGTCAGTGCAAGGAGCGCAACACCCAGAGGTGGATGGAAGTACAAGCGGAGAGAAGACCCCTAAAACATGGCTGTTTCCAATAAATCATGACAGCAGCACAAAGAGGGACAGTCCACATATTCAGTCTGCTGTCAGTGCCGTCCAGGACGATCCAGCCTCCACTGAATCAGGTCCTGTGCCTGGAAATTCAGGAGCAACTAGCAATGGTGCCACCTACAGCCAGACTGTTGCTTCTACTCCCTCTAACAGTAGCCCTCAAAAGAAAAGTCCCACTACAGTTTTCTCAGGCTTTGGGCTTTTTTCAAATGCTGACCAGGAAGAGGATACGGTTGCCATCTCTATAGCTTTTAAAAA ATTCTTAGAGGAGCAGAGGAATAAAAAGCAGGCTCTTGCAGATAAAAGCATGGAGAATGTGGCAGACAATGGAAATGCATGTCCTGAAAATAGAAATAGCAAATGTGAAGGCACTTTTGATCGTCTGTCTGGTCCAAAACTGTCCAGGCCTgcagaacaaaacaacaaaaaggagAGTGAAAAGTACAAATACGTAGACAATTTCAAGGGGAACACATCATCCAATAGTTTCAGGCCAGCAATCCTCTCTGAAGAgggggaggaggaagaggatgaggacACTGAACCCCATCTACAGATGAGGGTTTTGGAGAATGAAGTTCCTAACCGTAAAAGCAAAGTCGCAATGTCGGCTCGTGAACTGTTTGAGGAACATCTCAGGAGGTTGGATGACAGAGCATGGGATGATGAGCTTGAAGCCTTTCTAATAAACCGAGAGAAGGAGAGGGCTGCAAGCATTCTATCTGCTCTGTCTAAGAGGGAGAAGTTTGCACGTAAGTTTGAGGACCTTTCCCCTGAAAGACCCTCAAAAGTGAAACGAAAGGACAAAATGACATTGAGTCCCTCTCCCACATACAAAGCTCCTTCACGAAGGAGCAATGAGTCCCAAGAACCAGAGATGTTCATGAATTTGGGTGATGAATCCTCACCCAGGGCTTcagggaaaagagaaagagagtttaGTCTGAGGATGGATTCTCTTAGTGAAGATCTGGCAAG ATCATCTGTTTTGCCTAATGATTGGAGGAATACTATGGATCTTACGCATAGCGATAAAAAGGGACTTCAGCACCGTTGGTGTAATAATTTATGCAGGAGCACAACAGAGCTGTTTGCACAGCATGTCATTTCAATTGTCCATTACGTCACAG CGCAACATTTCTCTTCTTCTGGAATGACTCTAAGCGATCGGTTTACCATGTACCAAAGACTAGCAGCTGAGAAAGAAATCATGAAGCCAAGAAAGAGTCCAGAGATACACAG GAGAATTGATGTTTCTCCCAGTGCTTTTATGAGGCACTCATTCCTGTTTGATGAGTTGAAAGGCTCCGGGGATAGCAGCTCCAAG GCTGAAGGTAAACACTTTAAAGGAGATACAATGGATCTTCCAATGAATGTTGAGCAGCGCAAAAAATATTCAAGCCGAGAGACAAATGAGAAACAGGAAGAGCGAGGGGAATTACGGCAAGCTCCCGAATCAAGCATGGAAAGCTCAACTGAGAAATCATCCATACGCCACAAAAAATCTAA aaagagcaagaaaaaaCGCGAACGTTCtcattcctcctcctcctcttcttttgTTCCTGAGGAGGAAACAGATTCTACAGAGAAAAGCTCGGCCCAGCTACAGGTCAGAGAATGTGTTGGATCCGCAGAGACGGGACAGGCACATAGAGGATTT CATTTCCAAATACGAGGTAGGGGTTGGAACAGAGTGAATTGCCTTGGAAAAGATAGCAAGTGCAATAGCAGTGCTCATGTGCCAGGTCATTCCAACAACATGGACTGGGATTCAGAGCAAATGGCCAAAAGCAAGAAATACTACTTG